In Xyrauchen texanus isolate HMW12.3.18 chromosome 45, RBS_HiC_50CHRs, whole genome shotgun sequence, a single window of DNA contains:
- the trim35-14 gene encoding zinc-binding protein A33, with protein MADAYSFLEDDLTCVICCDVFTDPVTLKCSHTLCEKCLERFWSTRDVPQCPVCRQECSQEEPSKSLAFRVLCESFKKRKPAATVSDDVCPEHKETLKLFCFEDKRPICVVCYTSKNHHNHMCSPVEEAVGNLKEDLKARMEELQVTLADLSEAHDSSVKQAELLKEHSSTAENLIKKEFEKLHQFLREEEEKQIRSLRKEPDPQVEARMEEISTLIVDLSEKVAAVWQDMEAEDITFLQNYNETLKRLQRPIISNMHPQIIMKDKPQTFQTMIFTTWARMQNLVLQAPVTLDPDTASNRLLVSEDCSSVQHVDVKMNVSNHPQRLYVGVLATQGFNSGIHYWDVEVRNNNHWTLGVVGETVNRKKLYKMDPKSRFWCLRYVDGSYRKGPTPGIDIEVNERPWVIRVQLDFDKGELRFIDPFRSRSLCTFTGGFAEKVFPYFCTGDANTPINLYPANSCQY; from the exons ATGGCCGACGCTTATTCTTTTCTGGAAGATGATTTGACGTGTGTTATCTGTTGTGATGTCTTCACTGATCCGGTAACTCTGAAGTGCAGTCACACtctgtgtgagaagtgcctggaGCGCTTCTGGAGCACTCGGGACGTGCCACAATGTCCGGTGTGTCGACAGGAATGTTCCCAAGAGGAGCCCTCCAAGAGTCTGGCCTTCAGAGTGCTCTGTGAGTCCTTCAAGAAAAGAAAGCCCGCCGCCACTGTTTCAGACGACGTCTGTCCAGAACATAAAGAGACACTCAAACTCTTCTGCTTCGAGGACAAGCGGCCCATATGTGTGGTCTGTTACACCTCAAAGAATCATCACAATCACATGTGTTCCCCTGTGGAGGAGGCTGTCGGGAATTTAAAG GAGGATCTCAAGGCACGGATGGAGGAACTACAGGTGACCCTCGCTGACCTCAGTGAAGCCCATGACAGCTCTGTGAAACAGGCTGAGCTCCTCAAG GAGCACAGCAGCACTGCAGAAAACCTGATCAAGAAGGAATTTGAGAAACTCCATCAGTTTctgagagaggaggaggagaagcagATCAGATCCTTGCGGAAAGAACCGGATCCTCAAGTTGAGGCCAGAATGGAGGAGATCTCCACACTGATAGTAGATCTGTCTGAGAAGGTCGCAGCTGTGTGGCAGGACATGGAGGCAGAAGACATCACATTTCTCCAG AATTACAACGAAACCTTAAAGAG ACTCCAGCGCCCAATAATATCAAACATGCACCCTCAAATCATTATGAAAGATAAACCTCAAACCTTTCAGACAATGATCTTCACCACCTGGGCCAGAATGCAGAACCTTGTGTTACAGG CTCCGGTGACGTTGGACCCAGACACAGCTTCTAATAGGCTGCTGGTGTCGGAGGACTGCAGCAGTGTGCAGCATGTGGATGTGAAGATGAATGTGTCCAATCATCCACAGAGGCTGTATGTGGGCGTTTTGGCCACGCAGGGCTTCAACTCCGGTATACACTACTGGGACGTTGAGGTGAGAAACAACAACCACTGGACGCTCGGTGTGGTGGGGGAAACGGTCAACCGGAAAAAACTGTACAAAATGGATCCCAAAAGTCGTTTTTGGTGTTTACGTTACGTGGATGGCTCATACAGGAAAGGTCCCACACCTGGCATAGATATCGAGGTCAACGAGAGGCCGTGGGTCATCAGGGTGCAACTTGATTTCGACAAAGGGGAGCTGAGATTCATCGACCCCTTCAGAAGCAGAAGTTTGTGCACTTTCACTGGAGGATTTGCTGAGAAGGTCTTCCCATACTTCTGTACTGGAGACGCGAACACGCCAATTAATCTTTATCCCGCCAATTCATGCCAATACTAA